The region ACCGGCGGCAAGTGTTTCGCAGGACGACTCAACGAGCAGGCTGTTGTTTGAGTGTAGCCCGACGTCAAGCCGGTCGTCGCAGTACAATACGGGTAATCCGGCAGCAAGTGCTTCTGTAATGACGATGGGCTGGTTGTCGAAGCGGTATGACGCGAGAATGAATATATCGGCATCGCGCAGATGCTGTACGATCTCTTGCTGGCTGCCAACGTGCCCGGTGAACGTAATGCGCGTATCGCCCCGGGCGTGGGCGCGCAGAGCGGCAAGCTCTGCGCCGTCCCCGATAATGACGAGTTCGCTGTCTGGAATATCTGCTTGGCGGAATGCGTCAATAACGACTGCGAGGCGCTTTTCCTTGACGATGCGGCTGACGCTTACGAACCGCAATGCATGTGATGTCCGCTTGCGCCTTGTCTTCGCGATAATCGCCTCAAACGAGCGGCTATAGCCGGTAGGAATGCTAGCATTTGGAATATGCATACTAGCGCCGGCAGCCTGAATGTAGCGCAGCATGTAGCGTGATGGTGTAGTGATGGCGTCAACACTCGTCGCCATGAGTGCTTGCGATCGCCAGTCAAACAACCCGAGCGGTGACTCTTCGTGCAGTATAGTACGATTGATTGCAGCTAGGGCTTGCGTACTGCCACGAATGCGCCGTAGTTTGTATGCGCCTAGCCGGTAACCGATGCTGCCGAGGAATGCGATAACCGGTGCTGTACTATGTGCGCCCGCCATGTTGGTATGAAAGGTGTGCACGTGCGGAATGTGTTGTATGCGTGCAATATGTGCCGCTAGCTGCACGGCACCAGTGTCGGTTTGGCTGTGAATAATATCGAATTTGTGCTCGCGTGAAATCTGCTTAGCGAGCGCACGAGTACTGACAGTAATTCGCGTGTGCTTTGGCAGCCCTGGGAAGCGATATGACGGCAGGCGAATCGTTTCAGCGTTTGCAGGTGGCACTAGCTGTACGGCAGGCGCGAGCAGCGTGACGCGGTGCCCTAAACGCACCAGCTCTTCAATTTGCATTTGTACGGAACGACTAACGCCGCTGGAATCAGGAAACATGTCTTCAAGCACGAGCGCAATATGAAGCGTTTGCATACTTGCATTATACAATATGCAGTAGCTTTTTTGCCGCATGCGCTCTATAATACGATGGCATGAAACGATCAACACGACCGCCAAGCTTAAGGCAGATCGCTGCAGCGCTCGGCTGCGAGGAGCGCCAGCGAAACGGAATCTGCTGGTTGGAGTGCAACACGAGTGCCAATAAAGTTGCGGTTGTAGTCCACGGCGTGACAGGTGGTAAAATTGACATGATGCCGCTTGCTAGGCAATATGTGCGTGCCGGTTATGCTGTGTATGCCGTTGATTTGCCGGGGCATGGCGGCTCGGAGCTGCCGGAACTGCGGTCGTACGATGATTTAGCGGCGTGGTTGGCGCGCGTGATTGATGCGATTGGACGGACGCCGGATTTGCTGAGTAGTAATTCATATGGTTCGTCTGTCGTGTATCGTTATATGGTTAACGGTTTGTTGCCGCAAAAAACGCGTGTTGTGCTTGCTTGCCCGACGCCTCATACGTCGCAGGTTTCAAATGCATTGCAGGTTGTTTCGACACACATGCCAAAAAAAGCGTTTTGGGCTGTGTATAATATCTACCTTGGACAATTGATTCGCGGTGTGGTCGGTATGAATACGTATGATCGCGACACGTGGTCGTGGTTTCTTGAGTCTGAAAAATACAAAAAAGCAACAACGACACTGCGGACATCGACTATATTATCAACGCTACTTTATAACGATAACCCATTTACAGCGTCCCCTTCCCTAGAAGTTCAGCGGCGTATTACGGTCGTGATGGGAGCAAGAGATAGGGTCGTCTCCGAGAAGGCGCGCAATGCGATGCGCCAGCTTTTACCTGAGGCGAAGATCCGTATCGTACCAAGTGCCGGTCATATTCTGCACTTTGAAGCTTGGCGCGATTTGCTGCCTGACGAGCCGGGTGCGCGCAATATGATATACTAAGGGGTAGTTATGAGAATTGGACTGTTTATCGACGATTATTTACCGTCGGTGCACGGCGTGGCAACGTCGACAGCAACATACAAGCAAGCGCTGGAGGATTTAGGGCACGAGGTGTTTGTTGTTGCTCCGAAAGTCGAAGATTATGACGATTATGACGACCACGTAATTCGTATGCCGTCGTCAAAGAATTATGTGTTTGAAAAGCGCGAAATGGCGTATATTTACCCGGGGCTTGCAAAACGCCTTGACGAATATGACTTTGATGTCGTACATAGCCAGACGCAGTTTTATTTAGGTGTGTTAGCGCACAGTGTTGCGAAGCGCCAGAATATTCCGCATGTCACGACAATCCACACGCTCTACACCGAGCTCATTGACGATTATCCGTTTATGGTGACGGCAGGGCTGATCGCAGCAACGGTAGCGTTTCCCGTGGTGCTGAGAACGAAGCCGATTATGCCGAAAATGTCGCGCGAGCAGATCCGCGAGCTTGATCGCAGTAAGATCAAAGATATGCTATCGCGTCAAGGCTGGCGGCTGACGGCAGCGTTTGCGAATAAGTGCGATGCGTGTTTATCGCCGTCGAAACATTTAGCGAAGATTCTGGTCGACGAAGGCGGCTTGACGACGCCGTATTATATTTTCCCGAATAGTATTGATACGAAAAAATATCGTCATGCGCGTGCTATAGATTCGCCAATTGCAAAAAAGCGCGGTGAAAAATTTATCATTTGCGTGGCGCGGCTCAGCCCCGAGAAACGGCAAATGGCGCTTGTCGAGGCGATGCCGCATATCGCCGATGAGACGATCAAGCTCGTGCTCGTCGGCGGCGGCCCGTACGAACGCGAACTGCGTGATCGCGTGGCGGAATTAGGGTTAGAAGACCGCGTGATATTTACGGGGATGTGCTCAAGCGCGCAGGTAGCGTCGCTGCTGAAACAGGCGGATGTGTTCGCGCTTGCGTCGTATCATTTCGATAATCAGCCGATGACGTTTCTGGAAGCAGCAGCAGCAGGTTTGCCGATTGTGTACTGCGACGAGCGCTTGACTGAGGCGCTTACGCCGAAGAACTCAATTTTGACCGGCGGTATTGAAGGTGAAGATTTTGCGCGCGTCTTGACTGATATACTCAGCGACCGCGAGAAACTTAAGCGCTTATCGGCAGGCGCATTGCGCGTCGCGAAAGCGTTCGACTCAGAAACGATGGCGAAAAAACTTGTTGGATTGTATCAGCGCCTGATTGATGCGCGGCGGGAACTTGAGGAATAACTTAAAGTTTCATAAAACCTGAACGCTTGAGTCTTAAGCGTGTTTTGTTGCCTGCTGCGCTCTTGCCATGTGAATATGGTGAATATGGTGTATCTGATCGCGATAACTTATTGACGCATTCTTAGCGCATCAGCCGCTTTGCCTCGCGGTCTTGGTCGCGGCGTTTGATAGTTTCGCGTTTATCGTAGCGCTTTTTGCCTTTACCGAGCGCGATAACGAGCTTGATAAATCGTCCCTGCGTCAGTAATTTTGTCGGCACGATTGTCATGCCTTGCGTACGGCTTGCGGTGAGCTGGTCGATTTGTTTGCGGTTTGCAAGCAGCTTGCGCGGGCTTGTATCAACCGTGCGCGCTTCGGGCTTGCCGCGCTCGTTATGGCGTAGGCTGAAACTAGCGTTATTTAGCCATAATTCTCCATTTTTTACTGTAACGAACGCACCTTTTAGCTGTACATGCCCGTCACGGGCGGCGCGAACCTCTAGGCTGGTGAGCGCTAGCCCTGCTACAATTTCGTCGTCCAGTGTATAATCAAACCGTGCCCGGCGGTTAATGATCGCGGACGAACTAGCGTGTTTTTTGCTGTGCGGGCGCTTCTTGCTCATATTACATCATTATACCATTGCAGTATAATGATATTACACACTACATATAGTGGATAACGATGTATTTTACACATTATATATAGCGTCATAATGACATGTGCGCTATACTAGAACTCATGAATTATGAGGGTAGCCAGGCGCTGCGAGTGTCTAAATGTAGTGCTGAATTTAATGAATGCGATATGTCGCAGCTACCGTTTCGCGTCAATGAGCTGCCGCAGATTCGCACAACGTACGATCCGGCGGCGCTACAAGAGCTAGCAGTCTCGCTTGATGGCGGCGCTGAACCGCCGCACTTGCGCCAGGTTAATCCGATTCAAGTTAACGAATTTGATGATGCAAGTAAATTACAGGCATACCTAGATGAATATCGCGTATTTTATAACGGTGATGGACATACGGTTGTGATTCCGGATAGTAGTGAGCTTGAGCGCCGCCCCGACGGTACGTGGCGGGTTTTGATCGCTGGGCATCGCCGCTGCCGCGCTATGCGTATAGTCGCCGATAAATATGGGTATGCGCTTCGCGAGAGCGATGTGCGCATTGACGTGTATCATAATCTGCCATTTGCCGACGCGGTGAGTTTGCAGGGGCGCGAAAACGAGCATCGTGAAGTTGATCCGGTCGAAGCGGCGAACGATATTGCGCGGCATTATTATTACTTTCAGTATAAGAATGGCGGGCGCGTGCCGACGCAAAAAGAGTTAGTATTGCTAACTGGCTACTCTGCCGACCGTGTGAGCAAAGCGTTACGTTATCATTCTCTGCCCGATGAACTAAAAGATTATTATACGAGCGGACAATTGCCGTTTAATATTGTGGCGCGATTACGTTCGCTGTACGATGCCGAATACTCGTATCGCACGCAGAAATATCCGCAGCAAGCTGCCGGATGCTCTGATGAATTGACACGCGACGCATTGCACCAAACCGCAGGCTTTGCGAATGAGCTAGCGGCGCTTAAGTCGAAAGGTTTCGGCGCTGATACGCTGCGCGAAAAGTTAAGTGCTAAGCTGAAATCACTTGAAGTCGTGCAAGATGAACTATTTATGCTAGAGGAAACGCCGGTTGAATACCGCACGCGTACGCGTCGCCGTTATGTTGATGTAATGGCGCAGCAACTTGGTGCAGAGATTGATACACCGCCCGAAACATGGTCGCCTGCATTGCGGAAATTTATCGCGAAAGCTGCTGTCCGTGCAGCAGAGATTGATCAGGCGGTAATTCAGCGCGCCGAAGATGATGCCCGCGTTGCTGCAGGTAGTATGGCGCAAGTAATGTTTGCATAAGAGTGCATTAAGATACAAAAAGAAAAGCCGCCCCAGACAGGAGCACGAACGGACAACGTATGTCCGGGGCGGCTCAACTGTGGGGCGCTGCAGGGGCGCACACGCTAGTCGCTCTCGTTAGCTATGATGATAGCGTAGCGCCGCGCCAGTGTAAAGCTGGCGACACTAGCGATAGCGAGGCTCCCCGCGCCGATGACGCCACTCACGGTGCGGCGGGTTCTAGTGATCTGCCGACTGGTGAAGCCGAGCGCGAGGGCCTGACCAGATACAAGCTCAACGAGCCCCATGAGTCCGACGGCACCAAATAACGCTGTACTCGCAAACAGCTCAGCATCTGTCAGCGTGAGCCTCACTACCGGCGTGCCGGCGAACTCGTATGTCTCCGAGCGCCGGAACGGCGCACGGTAACGGGTATCTGTCACATTAATCTTCTCGCCCTCCTGCG is a window of Candidatus Saccharimonadaceae bacterium ML1 DNA encoding:
- a CDS encoding glycosyltransferase family 4 protein; its protein translation is MQTLHIALVLEDMFPDSSGVSRSVQMQIEELVRLGHRVTLLAPAVQLVPPANAETIRLPSYRFPGLPKHTRITVSTRALAKQISREHKFDIIHSQTDTGAVQLAAHIARIQHIPHVHTFHTNMAGAHSTAPVIAFLGSIGYRLGAYKLRRIRGSTQALAAINRTILHEESPLGLFDWRSQALMATSVDAITTPSRYMLRYIQAAGASMHIPNASIPTGYSRSFEAIIAKTRRKRTSHALRFVSVSRIVKEKRLAVVIDAFRQADIPDSELVIIGDGAELAALRAHARGDTRITFTGHVGSQQEIVQHLRDADIFILASYRFDNQPIVITEALAAGLPVLYCDDRLDVGLHSNNSLLVESSCETLAAGMRQLADKSTRHRLSIGTKSVFRELSPEATARAYTKLYQQLLSSKKRNF
- the menH gene encoding 2-succinyl-6-hydroxy-2, 4-cyclohexadiene-1-carboxylate synthase, which gives rise to MKRSTRPPSLRQIAAALGCEERQRNGICWLECNTSANKVAVVVHGVTGGKIDMMPLARQYVRAGYAVYAVDLPGHGGSELPELRSYDDLAAWLARVIDAIGRTPDLLSSNSYGSSVVYRYMVNGLLPQKTRVVLACPTPHTSQVSNALQVVSTHMPKKAFWAVYNIYLGQLIRGVVGMNTYDRDTWSWFLESEKYKKATTTLRTSTILSTLLYNDNPFTASPSLEVQRRITVVMGARDRVVSEKARNAMRQLLPEAKIRIVPSAGHILHFEAWRDLLPDEPGARNMIY
- a CDS encoding glycosyltransferase family 4 protein — protein: MRIGLFIDDYLPSVHGVATSTATYKQALEDLGHEVFVVAPKVEDYDDYDDHVIRMPSSKNYVFEKREMAYIYPGLAKRLDEYDFDVVHSQTQFYLGVLAHSVAKRQNIPHVTTIHTLYTELIDDYPFMVTAGLIAATVAFPVVLRTKPIMPKMSREQIRELDRSKIKDMLSRQGWRLTAAFANKCDACLSPSKHLAKILVDEGGLTTPYYIFPNSIDTKKYRHARAIDSPIAKKRGEKFIICVARLSPEKRQMALVEAMPHIADETIKLVLVGGGPYERELRDRVAELGLEDRVIFTGMCSSAQVASLLKQADVFALASYHFDNQPMTFLEAAAAGLPIVYCDERLTEALTPKNSILTGGIEGEDFARVLTDILSDREKLKRLSAGALRVAKAFDSETMAKKLVGLYQRLIDARRELEE
- the smpB gene encoding Small protein B, with amino-acid sequence MSKKRPHSKKHASSSAIINRRARFDYTLDDEIVAGLALTSLEVRAARDGHVQLKGAFVTVKNGELWLNNASFSLRHNERGKPEARTVDTSPRKLLANRKQIDQLTASRTQGMTIVPTKLLTQGRFIKLVIALGKGKKRYDKRETIKRRDQDREAKRLMR
- a CDS encoding ParB domain-containing protein — encoded protein: MCAILELMNYEGSQALRVSKCSAEFNECDMSQLPFRVNELPQIRTTYDPAALQELAVSLDGGAEPPHLRQVNPIQVNEFDDASKLQAYLDEYRVFYNGDGHTVVIPDSSELERRPDGTWRVLIAGHRRCRAMRIVADKYGYALRESDVRIDVYHNLPFADAVSLQGRENEHREVDPVEAANDIARHYYYFQYKNGGRVPTQKELVLLTGYSADRVSKALRYHSLPDELKDYYTSGQLPFNIVARLRSLYDAEYSYRTQKYPQQAAGCSDELTRDALHQTAGFANELAALKSKGFGADTLREKLSAKLKSLEVVQDELFMLEETPVEYRTRTRRRYVDVMAQQLGAEIDTPPETWSPALRKFIAKAAVRAAEIDQAVIQRAEDDARVAAGSMAQVMFA